One region of Solanum pennellii chromosome 6, SPENNV200 genomic DNA includes:
- the LOC107021808 gene encoding laccase-3-like: protein MDTCISCLIVVILSLLSTFANAEFHYHEFIVQETSVTRLCRTKNIITVNGQFPGPTLTVRNGDTLFVTVVNRARYNVTIHWHGVRLMRTPWADGPEYVTQCPIRPGGFYTYRFTIENQEGTLWWHAHSKWLRATVYGALVILPKQGSNFPFSLPQKDFPVILGEWWNRDIIAVQRQAQFTGAAPNNSDAYTINGQPGDLYRCSTQGTVKYSVNPGESVLLRVINAALNQQLFFSVANHMLTVVGIDATYNKPFTTNVIMVGPGQTTNVILTANQSPGRYYMAARAYATVRNGQFDNTTTTAILEYKNLKSGANSRPLLPRLPAFNDTATATAFANRLRGTPNSNRVPNQIDENLFFTVGLGLVNCTRGPRCQGPNNTRFAASVNNISFVIPRRTSLLQAYYQKTPGIYTLDFPRVPPVQFDYTGNVSRGLWQPRFGTKLYKLKFGSNVQIVLQDTAIFSTEDHPIHLHGYHFWVVGQGFGNFNSQTDTANFNLNDPPVRNTIDVPVGGWAVIRFVADNPGVWLLHCHIDSHLSWGLAMAFIVENGIGEKQTMEPPPPDLPQC from the exons TGACAGTTCGAAATGGAGATACATTGTTTGTTACTGTTGTTAATAGAGCTCGTTACAACGTTACCATTCATTG GCATGGGGTTCGTCTAATGCGAACACCATGGGCTGATGGGCCTGAGTATGTTACACAATGCCCAATTAGACCAGGAGGATTTTACACATACAGATTTACTATTGAAAATCAAGAGGGTACATTGTGGTGGCATGCTCACAGCAAATGGCTTAGAGCAACTGTTTATGGAGCATTAGTTATTTTACCTAAACAGGGTTCTAATTTCCCTTTTTCACTGCCCCAGAAAGATTTTCCTGTTATTCTTG GAGAATGGTGGAACAGAGACATTATTGCAGTACAAAGACAAGCACAATTTACTGGAGCAGCTCCTAATAATTCTGATGCATATACTATTAATGGTCAACCTGGTGACCTATACAGATGCTCTACACAAG GTACTGTGAAATACTCTGTGAATCCGGGAGAATCAGTTCTCCTGAGGGTGATCAACGCTGCACTCAATCAACAACTTTTCTTCTCAGTTGCAAACCACATGCTCACTGTTGTGGGTATTGATGCTACTTACAACAAGCCTTTTACAACTAATGTCATTATGGTTGGACCTGGACAAACAACTAATGTAATTCTAACTGCTAATCAGTCCCCTGGCCGATACTACATGGCCGCTCGTGCCTATGCCACAGTCAGAAATGGGCAATTTGATAACACAACTACCACTGCAATCCTTGAGTACAAAAATCTGAAATCAGGCGCGAATTCAAGGCCTTTATTGCCTCGACTTCCTGCCTTCAATGATACAGCCACAGCCACCGCTTTCGCTAACAGATTGAGGGGAACTCCTAACAGTAATAGAGTTCccaatcagattgatgagaacttGTTTTTCACTGTTGGACTAGGCTTAGTGAATTGTACCCGTGGCCCTAGATGTCAAGGGCCTAACAATACGCGATTTGCTGCTAGCGTGAACAACATTTCATTTGTTATTCCTAGAAGAACTTCATTGCTCCAGGCCTATTACCAAAAAACTCCAGGGATTTACACATTGGACTTTCCACGCGTTCCACCGGTGCAATTTGATTACACGGGCAATGTTTCACGAGGACTTTGGCAACCAAGATTTGGAACCAAGTTGTACAAGCTCAAATTTGGTTCTAATGTACAAATTGTGTTGCAAGATACTGCTATCTTCTCAACAGAGGATCACCCTATACATCTTCACGGATACCATTTTTGGGTCGTTGGACAAGGTTTTGGTAACTTTAATTCTCAAACTGATACTGCCAACTTTAACTTGAATGATCCACCTGTAAGGAACACAATCGATGTTCCTGTTGGTGGATGGGCAGTCATCCGTTTCGTTGCTGATAATCCAG GGGTTTGGTTGTTACACTGCCACATTGATTCTCATTTGTCTTGGGGCCTAGCTATGGCATTCATCGTCGAAAATGGAATAGGAGAGAAACAGACAATGGAACCACCTCCACCAGATCTACCACaatgctaa